In Papio anubis isolate 15944 chromosome 17, Panubis1.0, whole genome shotgun sequence, the following are encoded in one genomic region:
- the SLC25A39 gene encoding solute carrier family 25 member 39 isoform X4, whose amino-acid sequence MVSWSPCTCAQMVPAVPPGFKTLPVSLAPWVMTVPATAIYFTAYDQLKAFLCGRALTSDLYAPMVAGALARLGTVTVVSPLELMRTKLQARHVSYRELGACVRAAVAQGGWRSLWLGWGPTALRDVPFSALYWFNYELVKSWLNGLRPKDQISVGMSFVAGGISGTVAAVLTLPFDVVKTQRQVALGAMEAVRVNPLHVSSTWLLLRRIRAESGTKGLFAGFLPRIIKAAPSCAIMISTYEFGKSFFQRLNQDRLLGS is encoded by the exons ATGGTGTCCTGGAGCCCCTGTACCTGTGCCCAAATGGTGCCCGCTGTGCCACCTGGTTTCAAGACCCTACCCGTTTCACTGGCACCATG GGTGATGACTGTGCCAGCTACCGCCATCTACTTCACTGCCTACGACCAACTCAAGGCCTTCCTATGTGGTCGAGCCCTGACCTCTGACCTCTACGCACCCATGGTGGCTGGCGCTCTGGCCCGCT TGGGCACCGTGACTGTGGTCAGCCCCCTGGAGCTTATGCGGACAAAGCTGCAGGCTCGGCATGTGTCGTACCGGGAGCTGGGTGCCTGTGTTCGAGCTGCGGTGGCTCAGGGTGGCTGGCGCTCACTGTGGCTGGGCTGGGGCCCCACTGCCCTTCGAGATGTGCCCTTCTCAG CCCTGTACTGGTTCAACTATGAGCTGGTGAAGAGCTGGCTGAATGGACTCAGGCCGAAGGACCAGATTTCTGTGGGCATGAGCTTTGTGGCTGGTGGCATCTCAGGGACG GTGGCTGCAGTGCTGACTCTACCCTTTGATGTGGTGAAGACCCAACGCCAGGTCGCGCTGGGAGCAATGGAGGCTGTGAGAG TGAACCCCCTGCATGTGAGCTCCACCTGGCTGCTGCTGCGGAGGATCCGCGCCGAGTCTGGCACCAAGGGACTCTTTGCAG GCTTCCTTCCTCGGATCATCAAGGCTGCCCCCTCCTGCGCCATCATGATCAGCACCTACGAGTTTGGCAAAAGCTTCTTCCAGAGGCTGAACCAGGACCGGCTTCTGGGCAGCTGA
- the SLC25A39 gene encoding solute carrier family 25 member 39 isoform X2 gives MADQDLGGISPLQQMVASGAGAVVTSLFMTPLDVVKVRLQSQRPSMASELTPSSRLWSLSYTKWKCLLYCNGVLEPLYLCPNGARCATWFQDPTRFTGTMDAFVKIVRHEGTRTLWSGLPATLVMTVPATAIYFTAYDQLKAFLCGRALTSDLYAPMVAGALARLGTVTVVSPLELMRTKLQARHVSYRELGACVRAAVAQGGWRSLWLGWGPTALRDVPFSALYWFNYELVKSWLNGLRPKDQISVGMSFVAGGISGTVAAVLTLPFDVVKTQRQVALGAMEAVRVNPLHVSSTWLLLRRIRAESGTKGLFAGFLPRIIKAAPSCAIMISTYEFGKSFFQRLNQDRLLGS, from the exons ATGGCTGACCAAGACCTTGGGGGTATCAGCCCCCTCCAGCAAATGGTGGCCTCAGGCGCTGGGGCTGTGGTCACCTCCCTCTTCA TGACACCCCTGGACGTGGTGAAGGTTCGTCTGCAGTCTCAGCGGCCCTCCATGGCCAGCG AGCTGACGCCTTCCTCCAGACTGTGGAGCCTCTCCTATACCAAAT GGAAGTGCCTCCTGTACTGCAATGGTGTCCTGGAGCCCCTGTACCTGTGCCCAAATGGTGCCCGCTGTGCCACCTGGTTTCAAGACCCTACCCGTTTCACTGGCACCATG GACGCCTTCGTGAAGATCGTGAGGCATGAGGGCACCAGGACCCTCTGGAGCGGCCTCCCCGCCACCCT GGTGATGACTGTGCCAGCTACCGCCATCTACTTCACTGCCTACGACCAACTCAAGGCCTTCCTATGTGGTCGAGCCCTGACCTCTGACCTCTACGCACCCATGGTGGCTGGCGCTCTGGCCCGCT TGGGCACCGTGACTGTGGTCAGCCCCCTGGAGCTTATGCGGACAAAGCTGCAGGCTCGGCATGTGTCGTACCGGGAGCTGGGTGCCTGTGTTCGAGCTGCGGTGGCTCAGGGTGGCTGGCGCTCACTGTGGCTGGGCTGGGGCCCCACTGCCCTTCGAGATGTGCCCTTCTCAG CCCTGTACTGGTTCAACTATGAGCTGGTGAAGAGCTGGCTGAATGGACTCAGGCCGAAGGACCAGATTTCTGTGGGCATGAGCTTTGTGGCTGGTGGCATCTCAGGGACG GTGGCTGCAGTGCTGACTCTACCCTTTGATGTGGTGAAGACCCAACGCCAGGTCGCGCTGGGAGCAATGGAGGCTGTGAGAG TGAACCCCCTGCATGTGAGCTCCACCTGGCTGCTGCTGCGGAGGATCCGCGCCGAGTCTGGCACCAAGGGACTCTTTGCAG GCTTCCTTCCTCGGATCATCAAGGCTGCCCCCTCCTGCGCCATCATGATCAGCACCTACGAGTTTGGCAAAAGCTTCTTCCAGAGGCTGAACCAGGACCGGCTTCTGGGCAGCTGA
- the SLC25A39 gene encoding solute carrier family 25 member 39 isoform X3, whose product MADQDLGGISPLQQMVASGAGAVVTSLFMTPLDVVKVRLQSQRPSMASVPSSLQSTGKCLLYCNGVLEPLYLCPNGARCATWFQDPTRFTGTMDAFVKIVRHEGTRTLWSGLPATLVMTVPATAIYFTAYDQLKAFLCGRALTSDLYAPMVAGALARLGTVTVVSPLELMRTKLQARHVSYRELGACVRAAVAQGGWRSLWLGWGPTALRDVPFSALYWFNYELVKSWLNGLRPKDQISVGMSFVAGGISGTVAAVLTLPFDVVKTQRQVALGAMEAVRVNPLHVSSTWLLLRRIRAESGTKGLFAGFLPRIIKAAPSCAIMISTYEFGKSFFQRLNQDRLLGS is encoded by the exons ATGGCTGACCAAGACCTTGGGGGTATCAGCCCCCTCCAGCAAATGGTGGCCTCAGGCGCTGGGGCTGTGGTCACCTCCCTCTTCA TGACACCCCTGGACGTGGTGAAGGTTCGTCTGCAGTCTCAGCGGCCCTCCATGGCCAGCG TGCCCTCCTCTCTCCAATCCACAGGGAAGTGCCTCCTGTACTGCAATGGTGTCCTGGAGCCCCTGTACCTGTGCCCAAATGGTGCCCGCTGTGCCACCTGGTTTCAAGACCCTACCCGTTTCACTGGCACCATG GACGCCTTCGTGAAGATCGTGAGGCATGAGGGCACCAGGACCCTCTGGAGCGGCCTCCCCGCCACCCT GGTGATGACTGTGCCAGCTACCGCCATCTACTTCACTGCCTACGACCAACTCAAGGCCTTCCTATGTGGTCGAGCCCTGACCTCTGACCTCTACGCACCCATGGTGGCTGGCGCTCTGGCCCGCT TGGGCACCGTGACTGTGGTCAGCCCCCTGGAGCTTATGCGGACAAAGCTGCAGGCTCGGCATGTGTCGTACCGGGAGCTGGGTGCCTGTGTTCGAGCTGCGGTGGCTCAGGGTGGCTGGCGCTCACTGTGGCTGGGCTGGGGCCCCACTGCCCTTCGAGATGTGCCCTTCTCAG CCCTGTACTGGTTCAACTATGAGCTGGTGAAGAGCTGGCTGAATGGACTCAGGCCGAAGGACCAGATTTCTGTGGGCATGAGCTTTGTGGCTGGTGGCATCTCAGGGACG GTGGCTGCAGTGCTGACTCTACCCTTTGATGTGGTGAAGACCCAACGCCAGGTCGCGCTGGGAGCAATGGAGGCTGTGAGAG TGAACCCCCTGCATGTGAGCTCCACCTGGCTGCTGCTGCGGAGGATCCGCGCCGAGTCTGGCACCAAGGGACTCTTTGCAG GCTTCCTTCCTCGGATCATCAAGGCTGCCCCCTCCTGCGCCATCATGATCAGCACCTACGAGTTTGGCAAAAGCTTCTTCCAGAGGCTGAACCAGGACCGGCTTCTGGGCAGCTGA
- the SLC25A39 gene encoding solute carrier family 25 member 39 isoform X1, producing MADQDLGGISPLQQMVASGAGAVVTSLFMTPLDVVKVRLQSQRPSMASELTPSSRLWSLSYTKLPSSLQSTGKCLLYCNGVLEPLYLCPNGARCATWFQDPTRFTGTMDAFVKIVRHEGTRTLWSGLPATLVMTVPATAIYFTAYDQLKAFLCGRALTSDLYAPMVAGALARLGTVTVVSPLELMRTKLQARHVSYRELGACVRAAVAQGGWRSLWLGWGPTALRDVPFSALYWFNYELVKSWLNGLRPKDQISVGMSFVAGGISGTVAAVLTLPFDVVKTQRQVALGAMEAVRVNPLHVSSTWLLLRRIRAESGTKGLFAGFLPRIIKAAPSCAIMISTYEFGKSFFQRLNQDRLLGS from the exons ATGGCTGACCAAGACCTTGGGGGTATCAGCCCCCTCCAGCAAATGGTGGCCTCAGGCGCTGGGGCTGTGGTCACCTCCCTCTTCA TGACACCCCTGGACGTGGTGAAGGTTCGTCTGCAGTCTCAGCGGCCCTCCATGGCCAGCG AGCTGACGCCTTCCTCCAGACTGTGGAGCCTCTCCTATACCAAAT TGCCCTCCTCTCTCCAATCCACAGGGAAGTGCCTCCTGTACTGCAATGGTGTCCTGGAGCCCCTGTACCTGTGCCCAAATGGTGCCCGCTGTGCCACCTGGTTTCAAGACCCTACCCGTTTCACTGGCACCATG GACGCCTTCGTGAAGATCGTGAGGCATGAGGGCACCAGGACCCTCTGGAGCGGCCTCCCCGCCACCCT GGTGATGACTGTGCCAGCTACCGCCATCTACTTCACTGCCTACGACCAACTCAAGGCCTTCCTATGTGGTCGAGCCCTGACCTCTGACCTCTACGCACCCATGGTGGCTGGCGCTCTGGCCCGCT TGGGCACCGTGACTGTGGTCAGCCCCCTGGAGCTTATGCGGACAAAGCTGCAGGCTCGGCATGTGTCGTACCGGGAGCTGGGTGCCTGTGTTCGAGCTGCGGTGGCTCAGGGTGGCTGGCGCTCACTGTGGCTGGGCTGGGGCCCCACTGCCCTTCGAGATGTGCCCTTCTCAG CCCTGTACTGGTTCAACTATGAGCTGGTGAAGAGCTGGCTGAATGGACTCAGGCCGAAGGACCAGATTTCTGTGGGCATGAGCTTTGTGGCTGGTGGCATCTCAGGGACG GTGGCTGCAGTGCTGACTCTACCCTTTGATGTGGTGAAGACCCAACGCCAGGTCGCGCTGGGAGCAATGGAGGCTGTGAGAG TGAACCCCCTGCATGTGAGCTCCACCTGGCTGCTGCTGCGGAGGATCCGCGCCGAGTCTGGCACCAAGGGACTCTTTGCAG GCTTCCTTCCTCGGATCATCAAGGCTGCCCCCTCCTGCGCCATCATGATCAGCACCTACGAGTTTGGCAAAAGCTTCTTCCAGAGGCTGAACCAGGACCGGCTTCTGGGCAGCTGA